The following nucleotide sequence is from Paeniglutamicibacter kerguelensis.
CGCGGTGATGTCCACGCCGTCCAGGGTGATGCGCCCTGAGTTGAGTTCGTAGAAACGCATGACCAGGTTCACCAGCGTGGTCTTGCCGGCGCCGGTGGGGCCGACGATCGCCACGGTGTGGCCCGGGTGCGCCTCGAAGGACAGGTCCTCGATCAGCGGCTTTTCCGGCGAGTAGGAGAAGCTGACGTTCTCGAACTCGACGTGCCCGTCGGTGCGGGCGGGCAGCTTGTCGGTGATGGTGTCCGGATCCTGTTCCTCGGCATCCAGCAGCTCGAAGGTGCGCTCCGCGGAGGCCACGCCGGACTGGAGCATGTTGGCCATGCCGGCCATCTGGCCCAGCGGCTGGGTGAACTCGCGGGAGTACTGGATGAATGCGGTGGCATCGCCAAGGCTCATCTGGCCCGAGGCCACGCGCAGACCGCCGACCACGGCAATGCCGACGTAGGACAGGTAAGAAATGAAGTTCATGACCGGGAAGATCATGCCGGAAACAAACTGGGCACCGAAGGATGCCTCGTAGAGTTCGTCGTTCTTCTCGTGGAAGCGGTCGAGCATGTCCTTTTCGCGTCCGAAGACCTTCATGAGGTCGTGGCCGGAGAAGGATTCCTCGATCTGCCCGTTCAGGGCGCCGGTGTTCTTCCACTGCGCGGTGAACAGACCCTGCGCGCGCGAGCCGATGACGCCCGCGGCAACCGCGGAAAGCGGCAGCGCGATCAACGCGATCAACGCCATCTGCCAGGAGACGATGAACATCATGATGACAATGCCGACGACCGTGAGCAGCGACTGCACCAGCTGGCTGACCGCCTGCTGCAACGCGTTCTGGATGTTGTCCACGTCGTTTGTCACGCGGGAGAGCAGGTCTCCGCGCTGTCGGGTGTCGAAGTAGTTCAGCGGCAGCTTGTTGAGCTTGTCCTCGACGTCCTTGCGCAGCTTGTAGACGACCTTCATGACCAGGCGGTTCAGCAGCCAGCCCTGCGCCCACATGAACAGCGAGGAGACGAAGTACATTGCCAGCACAATGAGGATGTAGCGGCTGAGCAGCGTGAAGTCGATGCCGACCCCGGGAACCAGGTTCATCTTGGACATCATGTCCGCGAGGTCGTTCTGGCCCGATTGGCGCAGGCCCTCGACGACCTGGTCGACGGGCACGTTGGGATCCATCTGCTTGCTGAAGGCGCCGGCGAAGATGACGTCCATGGCCTCGCCCAGGATCTTCGGGGCAATGACCGAGAGCACGACTCCCGCTGCGACCAGAACGAGCACCAGGCTCATGCCGACCTTTTGCGGGGCCAGCAGGCCGATCAGGCGCTTGGCCGACGGCCAGAAGTGCTTGGCCTTGCGGACGGGCACCGAGTCGCCGAACATGTCGGAGGACCCGGCGGTGTCGAACTCGTCGATCTCGTCGATCTCGTCGGTTGCTTCAACCGCTGGTGCGGCGTTTTCCTTGGTACGTTTTGCCATTTAGGCCACCTCCTCCACTGCCAGCTGCGATGTCACGATTTCTTGGTAGGTTTCCGATGACTCAAGCAGTTCCTCGTGGGTTCCGCGGGCGACGATTTCGCCGTGGTCCAACACCAGGATCTGGTCGGCCCCGGTGATCGTGGAAACGCGCTGGGCAACGATGATGACCGCCGCGTCCCGGGTCGGTTCCCGAAGGGCGGAGCGCAAACGCGCGTCGGTTGCCACGTCGAGCGCGGAGAACGAATCGTCAAAGAGGTAGATCTCCGGCTTTGCCGCAAGCGCACGGGCAATGCACAAACGCTGGCGCTGGCCACCGGAAACGTTGGTGCCGCCCTGCGAGATCCGGCCTTCAAGGCCGTCCTCGCGCGCC
It contains:
- a CDS encoding ABC transporter ATP-binding protein, producing MAKRTKENAAPAVEATDEIDEIDEFDTAGSSDMFGDSVPVRKAKHFWPSAKRLIGLLAPQKVGMSLVLVLVAAGVVLSVIAPKILGEAMDVIFAGAFSKQMDPNVPVDQVVEGLRQSGQNDLADMMSKMNLVPGVGIDFTLLSRYILIVLAMYFVSSLFMWAQGWLLNRLVMKVVYKLRKDVEDKLNKLPLNYFDTRQRGDLLSRVTNDVDNIQNALQQAVSQLVQSLLTVVGIVIMMFIVSWQMALIALIALPLSAVAAGVIGSRAQGLFTAQWKNTGALNGQIEESFSGHDLMKVFGREKDMLDRFHEKNDELYEASFGAQFVSGMIFPVMNFISYLSYVGIAVVGGLRVASGQMSLGDATAFIQYSREFTQPLGQMAGMANMLQSGVASAERTFELLDAEEQDPDTITDKLPARTDGHVEFENVSFSYSPEKPLIEDLSFEAHPGHTVAIVGPTGAGKTTLVNLVMRFYELNSGRITLDGVDITAISRADLRSKVGMVLQDAWLFGGTIMENIRYGRLDATDAEVMAAAKATFVDRFVRALPDGYETVIDEEGTNVSAGEKQLITIARAFVANPSLLILDEATSSVDTRTELLVQHAMAALRSDRTSFVIAHRLSTIRDADTILVMEEGRIVEQGNHRELLTVRGAYYRLYQSQFAGPVEDDTVQAGGGAPLEGVFAPEDAQGSGATS